The Methanobrevibacter olleyae region ACAAGAGCCAAAAATGGTCATTATCGTTTAAATAGTTCAACAATTTTCAGACCTAAGATCTATTCTAGAAGAATGAATGTTGAAAGTGTAATTTTTGTTATAAAGCAAATATTTTCAGGTATAAACTTTTCACGCAACGATAAATTACGTAATAAAGAAACCAAGCTAAAAGATGTTTTATATAATTTCTACAGGCATGTACAAATCTTTTAAAAAGGGTTTCTACAAGGCTTTAAATATATTATTATAATTTAACAACAAGATACTTTTTTTATTGGATTGAATTTTTTTCCAATTACTTACTATAAGTTCCAACTAGTATATAAAGTTTTTCATTTTTTCATAGATTTTTAAAAAAAAACACTTAGGAGCTAATAAAAAATAAACATGATTATTTTAAAAAAAAAACACAATCCTTAAGTTTTAAATAAAAATATTCAATAAAATATATTTAAAACTTTAAATAAAAAAATTAATTACTATTTTTTTTAAAAAAAAAGAAATTCTAAGGGATTTTAAAAAAAACAAATTCTAATGGAATTAATCACTATTTTTAAAAAAAGCAAATTCTAATGGAAAAATTAATAAAGAAGCTAAACCCCATGAATCAAAAAATAATTAACTTCCAAACTGGAAAAACAGAATAAAATGATGATTTGTGTTATATTGTTAGAGATTTAATTAATAAAAAACCAATCAAATTCCATTATTTTTTTCTTTTTTAACTAAATCCTATTCAATTTTAATCTTAAATCAAATTTAGCAAATTTAGTTTCTTTTAAAAACTTAGCCATATCTTTATCTAATTTATGGGCAAGGTTTTCTACAAGTTCTTCAAATTTGTCGAAATCTTCTTTATTTAAAGATTCAAGGCCATGGGCAAGGATTGAATTGTTTCTATTTTGAGTTAAATTATTAATTTTATTTCTATTTTCTATGAAGTATTTACCTAAGTCATCATCAAGCTCTGCCAATAGCTCAAAGTCTTTAATCAAACCTATTTTTATTTTACCATCTAATCTGGTTTTTTCCAAGTCTTTAATAAAGTCTTCACTGACTCCTTTTTCTAAAAGTATACTAATATCTATATCTGAACTAATGAGGCAATAGGAATTAAGTCTAATTTGTGCAATTAATTCAAAAGACCTGTATAGCCGAGCAATGGCATCATCATACTTATACTCATCAGCTCTTCTTATCGAATTATTAATCAAGCTTGCAAGAATATAACAGTTCTTTAGATTCTCATGTGGAGAGCGTACTATAGTTCCAAGTGCTTTTAAGTTTATCTTTAAATCATCTCTAATTTCAGCAAACTCTAAATAATCTAGATTAACTTTAGTTAAATAATCATATGCAATATCAAAATCCATATTATCCCAAGCATAATATGCATTAACCAGATTTAAAAGGTCTTCTTTGTGAATATTTGTATCAACAATATTTTCTAATATTTCCCCTGCAGTGTAAAAGCGATTAGCATTAAAGTAATTTCTAACTCTCATAAGAGAAAACCTATCATAGACTTTATAAAGATTTTGGTATTGAATCGATTCTGTACCAAGTGATACAATACCATTTTTTCTATCTCCACTTACTGTAATAAGGTCTTTTGAATAAAACATACCACAGCAAGCCATTGCAGCAGACATTGTTTTAGTTCCAGAGGTATAATCCATGATTATTTCACCTTTATCTTCAGATAAAATATCAAATTGCCATATTTTAGCTTCAAAAGCTTCAAAACAATGGTTAAAGTTATCGATTTGTTCTATGACAACTATTTCATAATCTTCCCCTTCTATAAACTCATCATCATCCGCTTCAAATAATTCTTTAATATATTTTATTGTATTTTGAGATAATTCAGATGCAAAAAATATTATATAATCTGGATAGATTTTATGTAGTGAAGCATATATTCCTTTAGCTAATCTTTTATGTCCTTCTATATCTGAATTAGGATTTATCCCTGTACCTACTGTCATAAATAGAGTTTTTGTTTTTCTTTTCATATTACCACTTTAGATAAGTAAAAGTATTAGATAATTTGTTTTGATTAAATAATTTAAATGAATAAAACTAGTCTATTTTTAAAATTATTTATAATTATCTAAATAAATAAGTCATTTTAAAGATTTTAAAATTATTGAATTTTTTAAAATAAGATCAATTTAATAAAATAACACAATTTTAGATCAATTTAGTAAAATAATACAATTCTATTAGATGAAACCAATTTAATAAAATAATACAATTTTTAGATCAATTTAGTAAAATAATATAATTTTCTCAAATCAAATCAATTTAACTAGCTAAATATAAATAATTAGTTCCATTATAATTTAACAAGTAAACTATAGTTTAGTTGTTACTTAATAAAAATAATAAAAAAAGAAAAAAAGAAATTATTTAAGCATAATATTGAAGAGCTTTATCATCATCTTCCTCTTCTGTGTCAAATAATAGTGAAAACAGCTCTGAGATATCTTCTACAGGACCTATTCCCATTGATAAACAGGTACCAATGTATAAGTTTTCAATATCTCCATCTGCTATTTTATCTCCCTTTTCAGATTTAAGGTAACCTAATAAATATGCAGCCATAAGAAGACTTAGATTAGGATTAGGTTCTTCTCCTTCTTCTTCTAGTTTTCTTAAATTAAGTCTTTTTTCAGTCAATGTATCACCAATT contains the following coding sequences:
- a CDS encoding transposase, whose translation is IRQTKKYQPHYFLADRAYDSEEIRKCINEETLAFEQIPLKTRAKNGHYRLNSSTIFRPKIYSRRMNVESVIFVIKQIFSGINFSRNDKLRNKETKLKDVLYNFYRHVQIF
- a CDS encoding TIGR02710 family CRISPR-associated CARF protein translates to MKRKTKTLFMTVGTGINPNSDIEGHKRLAKGIYASLHKIYPDYIIFFASELSQNTIKYIKELFEADDDEFIEGEDYEIVVIEQIDNFNHCFEAFEAKIWQFDILSEDKGEIIMDYTSGTKTMSAAMACCGMFYSKDLITVSGDRKNGIVSLGTESIQYQNLYKVYDRFSLMRVRNYFNANRFYTAGEILENIVDTNIHKEDLLNLVNAYYAWDNMDFDIAYDYLTKVNLDYLEFAEIRDDLKINLKALGTIVRSPHENLKNCYILASLINNSIRRADEYKYDDAIARLYRSFELIAQIRLNSYCLISSDIDISILLEKGVSEDFIKDLEKTRLDGKIKIGLIKDFELLAELDDDLGKYFIENRNKINNLTQNRNNSILAHGLESLNKEDFDKFEELVENLAHKLDKDMAKFLKETKFAKFDLRLKLNRI